A genomic region of Caulobacter vibrioides contains the following coding sequences:
- a CDS encoding chemotaxis protein CheE has translation MTASRLTRFVDLPGGIDIRTALVRAQANAEAYRGSALELIDQAIDALVAAGEDVDATTAARLAESVRSLAGMFELATLEQSAASLCAMIRALVERGAWDSRAVWVNIRALKIIRQHGDSENLQEVLEGLRRLGAKAAAGRQP, from the coding sequence ATGACCGCTAGCCGCCTGACACGCTTTGTGGACCTGCCGGGCGGCATCGATATCCGCACGGCGCTCGTCAGGGCCCAGGCGAACGCCGAAGCCTATCGCGGATCGGCCTTGGAACTGATCGATCAGGCGATCGACGCCTTGGTCGCCGCCGGCGAGGATGTCGATGCGACCACCGCCGCACGCCTGGCCGAAAGCGTCCGCTCCCTGGCGGGGATGTTCGAGCTCGCCACACTGGAGCAATCCGCCGCCAGCCTGTGCGCGATGATCCGCGCCCTGGTGGAACGCGGCGCCTGGGACAGTCGGGCGGTGTGGGTCAATATCCGAGCGCTGAAGATCATCCGCCAGCACGGCGACAGCGAAAACCTGCAGGAGGTGCTGGAGGGCCTACGCCGCTTGGGCGCCAAGGCCGCCGCCGGCCGCCAGCCGTGA
- a CDS encoding response regulator, whose translation MGRQASTFKFQEAGVLIVDENTGFMDLTAQILMGFGFRKLERRGLKDAEGRNGFDPDLIIVDPFPDLDAGLRLIEDHRRRQTPGSPPAVVIVVTGHTPRPLIEKARRVGADYIVAKPFSPNTLLDRILWSTSSVFANVASGEVEDDDTDNVAYQASIQNASAALLQ comes from the coding sequence GTGGGCAGACAGGCAAGCACCTTCAAGTTCCAAGAGGCCGGCGTGCTCATCGTTGATGAGAACACAGGATTCATGGACCTGACGGCTCAGATCCTGATGGGCTTCGGCTTCAGGAAGCTGGAGCGGCGGGGGCTCAAGGACGCTGAGGGCCGCAACGGCTTTGATCCCGACCTGATCATCGTGGACCCCTTCCCGGACCTGGACGCGGGTCTTCGTCTGATCGAAGACCATCGCCGGAGACAAACGCCGGGCTCGCCACCGGCCGTCGTGATCGTGGTGACGGGACACACGCCCCGCCCCCTGATCGAGAAAGCCCGCCGCGTAGGGGCCGACTACATCGTCGCCAAGCCCTTTTCGCCCAACACCTTGCTGGATCGCATCCTCTGGAGCACGTCATCGGTCTTCGCCAATGTCGCTTCCGGCGAGGTTGAGGACGACGATACAGACAACGTCGCCTATCAGGCCTCCATCCAGAACGCGTCGGCGGCGCTGCTTCAATGA
- a CDS encoding DoxX family protein — MTSAEPIWRAPFTVLARTAERLLPQDVLSLVARLAVAAVFLLSGRTKVDGLLRITDGTYALFESEYALPLIPSDLAAQAATYSEHLFSILLILGLFTRFSALAFLGMTAVIQIFVYPDAWSTHLSWTGLLLLLIARGGGRFSLDHLTRAP; from the coding sequence ATGACCTCCGCAGAACCTATCTGGCGCGCGCCCTTCACGGTCCTCGCACGGACCGCCGAAAGGCTCTTGCCCCAAGACGTTCTCAGCCTGGTTGCGCGCCTGGCCGTCGCGGCCGTCTTCTTGCTGTCAGGACGAACCAAGGTCGACGGCTTGCTGCGCATCACCGACGGGACCTACGCCCTGTTCGAGAGCGAGTATGCCCTACCGCTGATCCCCTCCGACTTGGCCGCCCAGGCTGCGACCTATTCCGAGCATCTGTTCTCGATCCTGCTCATTCTGGGCCTGTTTACGCGCTTTTCCGCGCTGGCCTTCCTGGGCATGACCGCTGTCATTCAGATATTTGTCTATCCCGACGCCTGGTCAACGCACCTGTCCTGGACAGGCCTGCTCCTTCTTCTGATCGCGCGTGGCGGCGGCCGGTTCAGCCTCGACCACTTGACGCGAGCCCCCTAA
- a CDS encoding DNA-binding domain-containing protein, producing MSELLAFQDAFVAALKSDGAALSPWLVSDTPPQGLGVYRNTIAKGCVDALAENFPTVRAIVGEAWFTGAALLFAREQPPRHAALLDYGAAFPSWLQQFPPAIDLPYLAGVAHLDRLWIEALFAAEAPHLAAASLSSLSPDDWACARTHAHPSLRLAAFDAGLPGLWLAARAGADDLELTEAPQTLMLIRRAGVVRSRLVDDAEAEFLRAVRGGDTLSAAAERAAKAKPDASIATLFAALIADGVFSGLDLDTQ from the coding sequence ATGTCTGAGCTGCTTGCGTTTCAAGACGCCTTCGTCGCCGCGCTAAAAAGTGACGGCGCCGCGTTGTCGCCGTGGCTGGTGAGCGACACCCCACCCCAGGGCCTTGGCGTCTACCGCAACACGATCGCCAAGGGCTGCGTGGACGCGCTCGCCGAGAACTTCCCGACCGTCCGCGCCATCGTGGGCGAGGCGTGGTTCACCGGCGCAGCGCTCCTCTTTGCGCGCGAACAGCCCCCCAGACATGCGGCGTTACTTGACTATGGCGCGGCGTTCCCGTCCTGGCTCCAGCAGTTCCCGCCCGCCATCGACCTGCCTTATCTGGCCGGCGTCGCCCATCTTGATCGATTGTGGATCGAGGCCCTTTTCGCCGCCGAAGCGCCACATCTTGCAGCGGCGTCCCTGTCCTCGCTCTCACCGGACGACTGGGCGTGCGCCCGAACGCACGCCCACCCAAGTCTCAGGCTCGCCGCATTCGACGCCGGGCTACCGGGACTGTGGCTGGCCGCTCGCGCGGGCGCGGATGATCTCGAACTCACCGAGGCGCCTCAAACCCTGATGCTGATCCGGCGCGCCGGCGTTGTGAGAAGCCGATTGGTGGACGACGCCGAAGCTGAATTTCTGCGCGCTGTGCGCGGCGGCGACACCTTGAGCGCCGCTGCCGAACGCGCCGCCAAGGCCAAGCCTGACGCCTCGATCGCTACGCTTTTCGCCGCCCTGATCGCCGACGGCGTTTTCAGCGGCCTAGACCTGGACACACAATGA
- a CDS encoding DUF692 domain-containing protein: MTPTAGLGLKAQHYDDAIACDAEGLWFEVHPENYMSAGGPRLAALEAVRARHPVSMHGVGLSLAADADPDPEHLQALKRLVDRFDPFVVSEHLAWSTHRGAHHPDLLPFPRTRAALERVCGNVGRMQDALGRRVLIENPSLYLPLKGHDLEEVDFLEALVSRTGCGLLVDVNNVYVSGHNLGYAPETYLDALPAHAIGEIHLAGHTPDPGGASLLIDTHGAPIAEPVWTLYARLIARVGPRPTLIERDDDIPDFATLMAERDRAAAVLSSCRDVREPAHV, from the coding sequence ATGACCCCCACCGCCGGCCTTGGCCTCAAAGCGCAGCACTACGACGACGCGATCGCTTGCGACGCCGAAGGCCTGTGGTTCGAGGTCCACCCTGAGAACTATATGTCCGCCGGCGGTCCGCGCCTGGCCGCCCTGGAGGCGGTGCGTGCGCGCCACCCGGTCTCAATGCACGGTGTCGGGCTTTCCCTGGCGGCGGACGCCGATCCGGACCCTGAGCATCTGCAGGCGCTGAAGCGGCTCGTTGATCGGTTCGACCCGTTTGTCGTTTCCGAACACCTCGCCTGGTCGACCCATCGCGGCGCCCACCATCCTGACCTTCTGCCCTTTCCGCGGACGCGCGCGGCGCTGGAGCGCGTCTGCGGCAATGTCGGCCGGATGCAGGACGCCCTGGGTCGTCGCGTACTGATCGAAAACCCCTCGCTCTACCTGCCGCTGAAAGGCCACGACCTGGAAGAGGTCGACTTCCTCGAGGCGTTGGTGAGCCGCACCGGCTGCGGCCTGCTGGTGGACGTCAACAACGTCTACGTCAGCGGCCACAATCTCGGCTATGCGCCGGAGACCTATCTGGACGCGCTGCCGGCGCACGCCATAGGCGAAATCCATCTGGCTGGACACACGCCCGATCCCGGCGGCGCCAGCCTCCTGATCGACACCCACGGCGCGCCGATCGCCGAGCCGGTCTGGACGCTCTATGCGCGTCTGATCGCCCGCGTCGGACCCCGTCCCACGCTGATTGAGCGCGACGACGACATCCCAGACTTCGCCACCCTGATGGCTGAGCGTGATCGGGCCGCCGCGGTCCTGTCGTCCTGCCGGGATGTTCGCGAGCCGGCCCATGTCTGA
- a CDS encoding DUF2282 domain-containing protein translates to MNRTATTVALAAAMALSAGVSIAAADAHKAGADTEKCYGVSKAGENDCKAGAGTSCAGSSKVDYQGDAWKMVKKGTCVTIKTPKGMGSLTPKA, encoded by the coding sequence ATGAACCGCACCGCCACCACCGTCGCCCTCGCCGCCGCCATGGCCCTTTCGGCCGGTGTCTCGATCGCCGCCGCCGACGCGCACAAGGCCGGCGCCGACACCGAAAAGTGCTACGGCGTCTCCAAGGCCGGCGAGAACGACTGCAAGGCCGGCGCCGGCACCTCGTGCGCGGGCTCCTCGAAGGTCGACTACCAGGGTGACGCCTGGAAGATGGTCAAGAAGGGCACGTGCGTCACGATCAAGACGCCCAAGGGCATGGGCTCGCTGACGCCGAAGGCCTAA
- a CDS encoding sigma-70 family RNA polymerase sigma factor: protein MTDSETRLKALMLRGLDGDTAAYRECLALLGVRLRAYFMRRMSGAPGDVEDLVQETLLAVHLKRSTWDSAQSFTAWAHAVARYKLIDHWRRRKIRQTLPIEDHIEFLAADEPDPGVAMELDRALATLPERQRLLVSDVKLTGLSLAEAGARAGISEGAAKVALHRALKALAERMRRADG, encoded by the coding sequence GTGACGGACTCCGAAACCCGATTGAAGGCGCTGATGCTGCGCGGGCTGGATGGCGACACCGCCGCCTACCGCGAATGCCTCGCCCTGCTCGGCGTTCGGCTACGCGCCTATTTCATGCGTCGTATGTCGGGCGCGCCCGGCGATGTGGAGGATCTGGTGCAGGAGACGCTGCTGGCGGTGCATCTCAAGCGGTCGACCTGGGATAGCGCCCAGTCGTTCACGGCGTGGGCGCACGCGGTGGCGCGCTACAAGCTGATTGACCACTGGAGACGCCGAAAGATTCGTCAAACCCTGCCGATCGAGGACCATATTGAGTTCCTGGCCGCCGACGAGCCTGACCCTGGCGTGGCTATGGAGCTGGATCGCGCCTTGGCGACCTTGCCCGAGCGCCAAAGGCTGCTGGTCAGCGACGTGAAGTTGACCGGACTATCGCTCGCCGAGGCGGGTGCGCGTGCGGGGATTTCCGAGGGCGCGGCGAAGGTCGCCCTCCATCGGGCCTTGAAGGCTCTGGCCGAAAGGATGCGCCGTGCGGACGGATGA
- the nrsF gene encoding anti-sigma-F factor NrsF, with the protein MRTDDLIDVLASDARGGREKAPPRQLAVVAVIGALAALILVLGWLNARQDLARAVLGSMFWMKAAYTALLGVAGYLAVERLSRPNGSGRRGWIIACAVFVICAAAGLYQAVVSPDVQAALKMLHGHSWRSCSPRILLLGLPMLSLGLWVLRSMAPTRPSLAGFAMGLFSGGVVATVYGLHCPEHTFTFIALWYSLGVLALGAVGALVGRLVLRW; encoded by the coding sequence GTGCGGACGGATGACCTGATCGACGTCCTCGCCAGCGATGCGAGGGGCGGGCGCGAGAAGGCTCCGCCGCGCCAACTCGCCGTCGTGGCGGTGATCGGGGCGCTCGCGGCGCTTATTCTGGTGCTGGGCTGGCTAAATGCGCGTCAGGATCTGGCGCGGGCTGTGTTGGGCTCGATGTTCTGGATGAAGGCGGCGTACACCGCGCTGCTGGGCGTTGCGGGCTATCTGGCGGTCGAGCGGCTGTCCCGCCCAAACGGCTCGGGCCGGCGCGGTTGGATCATCGCCTGCGCGGTCTTCGTGATTTGCGCGGCGGCCGGTCTCTATCAGGCCGTGGTGAGCCCCGACGTACAGGCGGCCTTGAAGATGTTGCATGGGCATTCCTGGCGGTCGTGCAGTCCCCGAATCCTGCTGCTTGGACTGCCGATGCTGAGCCTGGGGCTCTGGGTGCTGCGGAGCATGGCGCCGACGCGGCCGTCTCTGGCGGGTTTCGCGATGGGACTGTTCTCGGGCGGAGTGGTCGCCACCGTCTATGGCCTTCATTGCCCGGAGCACACGTTCACCTTTATCGCGCTCTGGTACAGTCTGGGCGTGCTGGCGCTCGGCGCCGTCGGCGCCTTGGTGGGGCGTCTGGTGCTGCGGTGGTGA
- a CDS encoding DUF1109 domain-containing protein — MTIDETLAPTPGGAPIWSAENLPWRLAEVAAAGALGGLLMILAWLGLRPDLAAAVQTPVFWIKAGYAAVLAIGASLAACRMVRSRPWGLVPLLLAAGVAGGFLTFGLAQAMGLSPQGLASPYWSSALGCVVSILAIATPMLLFASYGLASVDPERPLLVGFAGGLACGAVADIVFGLHCAYTTFAFIAPWHTAGMVTCGVAGLLLLSLFARVRRARAASDLIDPIKSDQKDPVSRV; from the coding sequence GTGACGATCGACGAGACCCTCGCCCCTACGCCTGGCGGCGCTCCGATCTGGTCCGCTGAGAATCTGCCCTGGCGTCTGGCTGAGGTCGCCGCTGCGGGAGCCCTTGGCGGGCTGCTGATGATCCTGGCTTGGCTTGGTCTGCGGCCCGATCTGGCGGCGGCGGTTCAAACGCCGGTCTTCTGGATCAAGGCCGGCTACGCCGCCGTCTTGGCCATCGGCGCGTCGCTGGCGGCCTGTCGCATGGTGCGTAGCCGCCCCTGGGGCCTGGTTCCGCTGCTGCTAGCCGCTGGCGTGGCGGGCGGCTTCCTCACCTTTGGTCTGGCGCAGGCCATGGGGCTGAGCCCGCAGGGGCTGGCAAGCCCCTACTGGTCCTCCGCGCTGGGCTGCGTCGTAAGCATCCTGGCGATCGCAACGCCGATGTTGCTCTTCGCCAGCTACGGCCTGGCCAGTGTTGATCCTGAACGACCGTTGCTTGTCGGCTTCGCCGGGGGCCTGGCGTGCGGCGCAGTCGCCGACATCGTCTTCGGCCTGCATTGCGCCTACACGACCTTCGCCTTCATCGCGCCTTGGCATACGGCCGGAATGGTGACCTGCGGGGTCGCTGGTCTGTTGCTGTTGAGTCTCTTCGCGCGGGTGCGACGCGCTAGAGCGGCTTCCGATCTGATTGATCCAATCAAGTCGGATCAAAAAGACCCTGTTTCAAGGGTTTAG
- the fba gene encoding class II fructose-bisphosphate aldolase (catalyzes the reversible aldol condensation of dihydroxyacetonephosphate and glyceraldehyde 3-phosphate in the Calvin cycle, glycolysis, and/or gluconeogenesis), which yields MARITLRQLLDHAAEHEYGLPAFNINNMEQGLAIMEAADAVNSPVIIQASRGARNYANDIVLARLIDALVELYPHIPVCMHQDHGNGPATCATAIQYGFTSVMMDGSLMEDAKTPASYEYNVEVTRKVVQMAHSCGVSVEGELGVLGSLETGMGEAEDGHGFEGKLSHDELLTDPDQAVEFVQATGVDALAIAMGTSHGAYKFTRKPDGDVLAMNVIEEIHRRLPNTHLVMHGSSSVPQDLQDIINQYGGEMPQTWGVPVEEIQRGIKHGVRKINVDTDNRMAMTGAIRKLLVEKPHEFDPRAYLKPAKEAMRKVCQARFVEFGSAGHADKIKPLSTAVMAKRYSAGELDAKFGASATKVAAE from the coding sequence GTGGCTCGCATCACGCTGCGCCAGCTGTTGGACCATGCCGCCGAGCATGAGTACGGACTGCCCGCCTTTAATATCAACAACATGGAACAAGGCCTGGCGATCATGGAGGCCGCGGACGCGGTCAACTCGCCGGTCATCATCCAGGCCTCGCGCGGCGCGCGGAACTACGCCAACGACATCGTCCTGGCGCGCCTGATCGACGCCCTGGTCGAGCTCTATCCGCACATCCCGGTCTGCATGCACCAGGACCACGGCAATGGTCCGGCGACCTGCGCCACGGCGATCCAGTACGGCTTCACCTCGGTGATGATGGACGGCTCGCTGATGGAAGACGCCAAGACCCCGGCCAGCTACGAGTACAATGTCGAGGTCACCCGCAAGGTGGTCCAGATGGCTCACAGCTGCGGCGTTTCGGTCGAGGGCGAACTGGGCGTTCTGGGCTCGCTGGAGACCGGCATGGGCGAGGCCGAGGACGGTCACGGCTTCGAGGGCAAGCTGTCTCATGACGAGCTGCTGACCGATCCGGATCAGGCGGTCGAGTTCGTGCAGGCCACCGGCGTCGACGCCCTGGCCATCGCCATGGGCACCAGCCACGGCGCCTACAAGTTCACGCGCAAGCCGGACGGCGACGTCCTGGCCATGAACGTGATCGAGGAAATCCACCGCCGCCTGCCCAACACCCACCTGGTGATGCACGGCTCCAGCTCGGTCCCGCAGGACCTGCAGGACATCATCAACCAGTACGGCGGCGAGATGCCCCAGACCTGGGGCGTGCCGGTGGAAGAGATCCAGCGCGGCATCAAGCACGGCGTGCGCAAGATCAATGTCGACACCGACAACCGCATGGCCATGACCGGCGCCATCCGCAAACTGCTGGTCGAGAAGCCGCACGAGTTCGACCCGCGCGCCTATCTCAAGCCCGCCAAGGAAGCCATGCGCAAGGTCTGCCAGGCCCGCTTTGTCGAGTTCGGCTCGGCCGGCCACGCTGACAAGATCAAGCCGCTGTCGACCGCCGTCATGGCCAAGCGCTACAGCGCCGGCGAGCTGGACGCCAAGTTCGGCGCCAGCGCGACCAAGGTCGCCGCCGAGTAG
- a CDS encoding phosphoglycerate kinase translates to MTFRTLDTADLAGKRALVRVDFNVPVDGGKVADDTRLRSALPTIQYLAKQGAKVVLLAHFDRPKGKVVPEMSLAFVAAPLAALLGAPVAFAGDCVGPEATKVVDGLENGGVALLENVRFHAGEEKNDPEFAKALAANGDVYVNDAFSAAHRAHASTEGLAKLLPAYPGLSMQRELEALDAALGNPKKPVIGIVGGSKVSTKLDLLNNLVAKLDRLAIGGGMANTFLFAQGHDVGGSLCEKDLADTAREIMEKAKAAGCELLLPVDVVVAKKVAPGVETAVRSLGEVQADDLILDAGPESAKRLLAAMDQSLTLIWNGPLGVFEVPPFDEATVAAAKHAALLAKSGKIVAVAGGGDTVAALNHAGVSADFTFVSTAGGAFLEWMEGKTLPGVAALES, encoded by the coding sequence ATGACCTTCCGCACCCTCGACACCGCCGATCTCGCCGGCAAGCGCGCCCTGGTCCGCGTGGACTTCAACGTGCCCGTCGACGGGGGAAAGGTCGCTGACGACACCCGCCTGCGCTCGGCCCTGCCGACCATCCAGTATCTCGCCAAGCAAGGCGCCAAGGTGGTGCTGCTGGCTCACTTCGACCGGCCCAAGGGCAAGGTCGTGCCGGAGATGAGCCTCGCCTTTGTGGCTGCGCCGCTGGCGGCGCTGCTGGGCGCGCCGGTCGCCTTCGCCGGCGACTGCGTCGGGCCTGAAGCCACCAAGGTCGTCGACGGCCTCGAGAACGGCGGCGTCGCCCTGCTCGAGAACGTCCGCTTCCACGCCGGCGAAGAAAAGAACGATCCCGAGTTCGCCAAGGCCCTGGCCGCCAATGGCGACGTCTATGTCAACGACGCCTTCAGCGCCGCCCACCGCGCCCACGCCTCGACCGAAGGCCTGGCCAAGCTGCTGCCGGCCTATCCGGGCCTGTCGATGCAGCGCGAGCTGGAAGCCCTGGACGCGGCGCTGGGCAACCCGAAGAAGCCGGTGATCGGCATCGTCGGCGGCTCCAAGGTCTCGACCAAGCTCGACCTGCTCAACAACCTGGTCGCCAAGCTGGACCGCCTGGCGATCGGCGGCGGCATGGCCAACACCTTCCTGTTCGCCCAGGGCCACGATGTCGGCGGTTCGCTGTGCGAAAAAGACCTGGCCGACACCGCCCGTGAGATCATGGAAAAGGCCAAGGCCGCCGGCTGCGAGCTGCTGCTGCCGGTCGACGTCGTCGTGGCCAAGAAGGTCGCGCCGGGCGTCGAGACGGCGGTTCGTTCGCTGGGCGAGGTCCAGGCTGACGACCTGATCCTGGATGCGGGCCCCGAGAGCGCCAAGCGTCTGCTGGCCGCCATGGACCAGAGCCTGACCTTGATCTGGAACGGTCCCCTGGGTGTCTTTGAAGTACCGCCGTTCGACGAAGCGACCGTTGCAGCGGCGAAACATGCCGCCTTGCTCGCCAAATCGGGTAAAATCGTAGCCGTGGCCGGCGGTGGTGATACAGTCGCGGCCTTGAACCACGCGGGCGTGTCGGCCGATTTCACCTTCGTCTCGACGGCGGGCGGCGCGTTCCTGGAATGGATGGAGGGCAAGACGCTCCCGGGCGTCGCGGCGCTCGAATCCTGA
- the gap gene encoding type I glyceraldehyde-3-phosphate dehydrogenase — MAVRVAINGFGRIGRLVLRSIAEHGRRDIEVVAINDLGPVETNAHLLRYDSVHGRFPGVVTSGEDWIDVGMGKIKVTAIRDPKDLPHKELNVDIAFECTGIFTTKEKASAHLAAGAKRVLVSAPCDGADQTIVYKVNDDVLSASDLVVSNGSCTTNCLAPIAKVIHDLVGIERGYMTTIHSYTGDQPTLDTMHKDLYRGRAAALSMIPTSTGAAKALGLVLPALKGKLDGSSIRVPTPNVSVVDLKFVPTRDTTVEELNTALKAAAAGPLKGVLGVTDEALVSTDFNHIAESSTAALAQTQVIEGKLGRVLSWYDNEWGFATRMSDTALVMAKFL; from the coding sequence ATGGCTGTTCGCGTCGCCATCAACGGCTTCGGCCGCATCGGACGTCTGGTCCTGCGCTCCATCGCCGAGCATGGCCGTCGCGACATCGAGGTCGTCGCCATCAACGACCTGGGTCCGGTCGAGACCAACGCCCACCTGCTGCGCTACGACAGCGTTCACGGCCGCTTCCCCGGCGTCGTCACCTCGGGCGAGGACTGGATCGACGTCGGCATGGGCAAGATCAAGGTCACGGCCATCCGTGATCCGAAGGACCTGCCGCACAAGGAGCTGAACGTCGACATCGCGTTCGAGTGCACGGGCATCTTCACCACCAAGGAAAAGGCCAGCGCCCACCTGGCCGCCGGCGCCAAGCGCGTCCTGGTCAGCGCCCCGTGTGACGGCGCCGACCAGACCATCGTCTACAAGGTCAATGACGACGTGCTGAGCGCCAGCGACCTGGTGGTCTCCAACGGCTCGTGCACCACCAACTGCCTCGCCCCCATCGCCAAGGTCATCCACGATCTGGTCGGCATCGAGCGCGGCTACATGACCACGATCCACAGCTACACCGGCGACCAGCCGACGCTGGATACGATGCACAAGGATCTGTATCGCGGCCGGGCCGCGGCCCTGTCGATGATCCCGACCTCGACCGGCGCCGCCAAGGCCCTGGGCCTGGTTCTGCCGGCTCTGAAGGGCAAGCTGGACGGCAGCTCGATCCGCGTTCCGACCCCGAACGTCTCGGTGGTCGACCTGAAGTTCGTGCCGACCCGCGACACCACCGTCGAAGAACTGAACACCGCCCTGAAGGCCGCCGCCGCCGGCCCGCTGAAGGGCGTGCTGGGCGTCACCGACGAGGCTCTGGTCTCGACCGACTTCAACCACATCGCCGAAAGCTCGACGGCGGCCCTGGCCCAGACCCAGGTCATCGAAGGCAAGCTGGGCCGCGTGCTCAGCTGGTACGACAACGAGTGGGGCTTCGCGACCCGCATGAGCGACACGGCGCTCGTGATGGCGAAGTTCCTCTAA
- a CDS encoding cell division protein ZapA: protein MAQVTIQVNGRPYMVGCEDGQEPHLTELARLFDRQVRQVSQDVGQLGETRLFLMGALLLADELSDMKLRLAHANAEIARMQQEGTKAEIAAIRALDAAAEKIEKLATE from the coding sequence ATGGCTCAGGTGACCATCCAGGTGAACGGCCGGCCCTACATGGTCGGCTGCGAGGACGGACAGGAGCCTCACCTGACCGAACTGGCGCGCCTGTTCGATCGCCAGGTCCGCCAAGTCAGTCAGGATGTCGGTCAACTGGGTGAAACGCGTCTGTTCCTGATGGGCGCTCTGCTGCTGGCCGACGAACTGTCGGACATGAAACTGCGCCTGGCCCACGCCAACGCCGAGATCGCCCGCATGCAGCAGGAAGGCACCAAGGCCGAGATCGCCGCCATCCGGGCGCTGGATGCAGCCGCCGAGAAGATCGAGAAGCTGGCGACGGAATAA
- a CDS encoding type II toxin-antitoxin system RelE/ParE family toxin gives MRAIVYAPEAVDDLRDLYDYIAGHGAPNAALAYVTRLDERCAGLADFPEQGVRRDDIRPNLRLLGFERRTMIAFFVTADAVVIIRILHGGQDVGLALGE, from the coding sequence GTGAGGGCTATCGTCTACGCGCCGGAGGCGGTCGACGACCTTCGAGACCTGTACGACTACATCGCCGGACATGGCGCGCCGAACGCGGCCTTGGCCTATGTTACGCGTCTCGACGAGCGCTGCGCAGGCCTCGCCGATTTTCCGGAACAGGGCGTGAGACGCGACGACATCCGACCCAACCTCAGACTGCTGGGTTTCGAGCGACGCACAATGATCGCCTTCTTCGTCACCGCCGACGCCGTGGTTATCATCCGCATCCTGCATGGAGGGCAGGATGTCGGGCTCGCCCTTGGCGAATAG
- a CDS encoding type II toxin-antitoxin system ParD family antitoxin, whose product MTTVSKRTVSLPAEQSRYIDELVATGTYASASEVVRAGVRALQERDAAVERWLREDVAPVYDAMLDDPGRAVAAKDVMASIRAHHALRLKAKPE is encoded by the coding sequence ATGACGACCGTCAGCAAGCGCACCGTCAGCCTGCCCGCCGAACAGTCACGCTATATCGACGAACTGGTGGCGACGGGGACCTACGCCTCGGCCAGCGAAGTTGTCCGCGCCGGCGTACGAGCGCTGCAGGAGCGTGACGCGGCCGTCGAGCGCTGGCTGCGGGAAGATGTCGCGCCGGTCTACGACGCGATGCTGGATGACCCCGGCCGCGCCGTCGCCGCGAAAGACGTCATGGCCTCGATCCGCGCGCACCACGCCCTGCGCCTCAAGGCCAAGCCTGAGTGA
- a CDS encoding 5-formyltetrahydrofolate cyclo-ligase, whose product MRPLDRDDSFHGMTIVDPVAAKTALRVFLRNQRKQLAIETPQADWMIAEQARAPLARLFPDPKGKVAALYHGLGSEISPLILAEQMAEAGWTLALPKVVNPDGGKMIFRRWTPGQPLKRDKIGLLAPGREQPMIVPDLVVTPLLAFQRDGVRLGQGGGYYDRALAFLRSRRPVFVLGLAYSGQQAENLPHEAHDQRLDAILTEKEYIAVKDMAG is encoded by the coding sequence TTGCGGCCGCTGGACCGGGATGACAGCTTCCACGGAATGACCATCGTCGATCCCGTCGCGGCCAAGACCGCCCTCCGCGTCTTTCTGCGGAACCAGCGCAAGCAACTGGCGATCGAGACGCCCCAGGCCGACTGGATGATCGCCGAGCAGGCCCGCGCACCGCTGGCGCGGCTGTTCCCCGATCCCAAGGGCAAGGTCGCGGCGCTCTATCATGGACTGGGCTCAGAGATTTCGCCGCTCATCCTGGCCGAGCAGATGGCCGAGGCGGGCTGGACCCTGGCCCTGCCCAAGGTGGTCAATCCCGACGGCGGCAAGATGATCTTCCGGCGCTGGACCCCTGGCCAACCCCTCAAGCGCGATAAGATCGGCCTGCTGGCGCCCGGACGCGAGCAGCCGATGATCGTTCCCGACCTCGTCGTCACGCCCTTGCTGGCCTTCCAGCGCGACGGCGTGCGGCTGGGCCAGGGCGGCGGCTACTATGATCGCGCCTTGGCGTTTCTGCGCTCGCGGCGCCCGGTCTTCGTCCTGGGCCTCGCCTACAGCGGTCAACAAGCGGAGAATTTGCCGCACGAGGCGCACGATCAAAGGCTGGACGCGATCCTTACTGAAAAAGAATATATAGCCGTCAAGGACATGGCCGGGTAA